A section of the Leptospira kobayashii genome encodes:
- a CDS encoding DEAD/DEAH box helicase, protein MKFTELPLHELLHKALEKIGYIDLTPIQEKSIPFAMEGKDVTGLAQTGTGKTMAFLVPTLHRLLNSEEEEKLPYALVLAPTRELTIQIGEEAKKLLQFTDYGVATIIGGTDYRSQEEALGNKACIIVATPGRLIDFVKNHGLSLDAVKVVILDEADRMFDMGFVQDLKYIFHKCKNRKQSLLFSATLSYEVVRLASKYLEDPIEVHINPEKVITERIDQSLLHLGRDEKLPYLVNSLLNSSYEGLGIIFTNYKMNIPRIVSSLRKYGITATGLSSELDQKKRIRLLRDFKAGKYKYLIATDVASRGIDIENIDVVYNYDLPQDAENYVHRIGRTARAGRKGSSIGLCSETDYTELERIEKYLNSKLPVGEINEAYLEFPVGEFIPAFPEETIPGERKGQPHDRDRKGGRGDKQGRGGRDRDRKKPDHPSHPPAKMSHHEHHEHHARTEKTSGKDSGKFSGQKRRDHKPQGQESKGKPKHHQSNNQNHKQSQSSKVKRNLFDINDTKKSQQKKKSIWKRIISLFKKD, encoded by the coding sequence ATGAAATTTACCGAACTCCCCTTACACGAACTTCTTCACAAAGCATTAGAAAAAATCGGTTACATTGACCTAACACCCATCCAAGAAAAGTCGATTCCATTTGCAATGGAAGGCAAAGATGTGACCGGTCTTGCTCAGACCGGAACCGGAAAAACGATGGCTTTTTTGGTTCCCACCTTACATAGGTTACTGAACTCTGAAGAGGAAGAGAAACTTCCTTACGCGCTTGTGCTTGCTCCCACCCGCGAGCTCACCATTCAAATCGGAGAAGAGGCGAAAAAACTTTTGCAATTCACCGACTACGGCGTGGCAACGATCATCGGTGGAACGGACTATCGTTCTCAGGAAGAAGCTCTCGGAAACAAAGCTTGCATCATTGTTGCTACACCCGGAAGACTCATCGACTTTGTCAAAAATCACGGCCTGTCTTTGGATGCGGTAAAAGTTGTGATCCTGGACGAAGCGGACAGAATGTTCGATATGGGTTTTGTCCAAGATTTGAAATACATCTTTCATAAATGCAAAAATAGAAAACAAAGTCTTCTTTTTAGCGCCACCTTAAGTTATGAAGTGGTTAGACTTGCCAGCAAATATTTGGAAGATCCGATCGAAGTTCATATCAATCCGGAAAAAGTGATCACCGAAAGAATAGATCAAAGTCTTTTGCATCTCGGACGTGATGAAAAACTTCCTTATCTTGTGAATTCACTTCTCAATTCGTCTTACGAAGGTTTGGGGATCATATTCACGAACTATAAGATGAATATTCCGAGGATCGTATCCAGCCTCCGCAAATACGGAATCACAGCCACAGGACTTTCTTCCGAACTGGATCAGAAAAAAAGAATTCGTTTGCTTCGCGATTTCAAAGCGGGAAAATACAAATATCTGATCGCAACCGATGTTGCCTCCCGCGGTATCGATATCGAAAACATAGATGTTGTTTATAATTATGATCTTCCTCAAGATGCTGAAAATTATGTGCACCGTATCGGTAGAACGGCACGTGCGGGAAGAAAGGGTAGTTCCATCGGGCTTTGTTCCGAGACGGATTATACCGAGTTGGAACGGATCGAAAAATACCTGAATTCCAAACTTCCTGTGGGCGAAATCAACGAAGCATATCTGGAATTTCCCGTCGGCGAATTTATCCCTGCCTTTCCTGAGGAAACCATTCCCGGGGAAAGGAAAGGCCAGCCTCATGACAGAGATCGCAAAGGCGGACGCGGCGACAAACAAGGTAGAGGCGGAAGAGATCGGGATCGTAAAAAGCCGGATCACCCGAGTCATCCTCCTGCGAAAATGTCTCATCATGAACACCATGAGCATCACGCTAGAACTGAAAAAACTTCAGGAAAGGATTCCGGAAAATTTTCAGGACAGAAAAGAAGGGATCACAAACCGCAAGGGCAAGAATCGAAAGGCAAACCGAAACATCATCAAAGTAACAACCAAAATC
- a CDS encoding class I SAM-dependent methyltransferase, translating to MSLFSFVPYKKFPEYYDICSNTGILKFKKASYREYGDSYFMEEYQAQYKKTYYEDEANLRNLATRRIKVLRSLFGNNPKGKKLLEIGSAAGFFLDEARKIGFSVQGLELSEREVEYSKVTLGLDVEKKSVLDIPPESFKNSLDVIAAFFVLEHISDIESLWERLGSWTKSGGVVFLAVPSFFGPSFQTNPDEWFRTHPGDHFFDYDLRSLKKLLSSLGFAVKYARPMSYHPSRDLGLLGRLPVLGYKFYSDRFCYGDTIQVAAIKK from the coding sequence TTGAGTTTGTTTTCCTTTGTTCCTTATAAAAAATTTCCCGAGTACTACGATATTTGTTCGAACACAGGGATATTAAAATTTAAAAAAGCAAGTTATAGAGAATACGGTGATTCCTATTTTATGGAAGAATACCAGGCGCAGTATAAAAAAACATACTACGAGGACGAAGCGAATCTGCGTAATCTCGCTACTCGCCGAATCAAAGTTTTGCGCTCGCTTTTTGGAAATAACCCGAAAGGAAAAAAGCTTTTGGAAATAGGTTCTGCTGCCGGTTTTTTTTTGGATGAAGCGAGAAAGATAGGATTCTCCGTGCAAGGTTTGGAACTCTCCGAAAGAGAAGTTGAATATTCTAAAGTTACACTTGGCCTGGATGTGGAAAAAAAATCCGTTTTGGATATTCCACCCGAAAGTTTTAAAAACAGTTTGGACGTAATTGCCGCTTTCTTTGTCCTGGAACATATTTCCGATATAGAATCTCTTTGGGAAAGGTTAGGGTCTTGGACCAAATCCGGAGGGGTTGTTTTTCTTGCAGTTCCTTCTTTTTTCGGACCTAGCTTTCAGACCAATCCGGACGAATGGTTTCGCACCCATCCGGGAGATCACTTTTTTGACTATGATTTGCGCTCTTTGAAAAAACTCTTGTCAAGCCTCGGGTTCGCGGTGAAATATGCTAGACCCATGTCGTACCACCCCAGCCGAGATTTAGGTCTTCTAGGAAGACTTCCTGTTTTGGGGTATAAATTCTACTCAGACCGATTCTGCTATGGCGACACGATTCAAGTCGCCGCAATTAAAAAATAA
- a CDS encoding tetratricopeptide repeat protein has product MDPIQKNRFRMEEDRNSSQPSYYKEDPYLRNLGRDPRAEESTYGSNTETRQPVLSFFFWLTIILLLAVAATSAVYYFYYYKKTDPEELAKSLRGLPQDKKSLELLLDKSYLPKDSINSDLANCLNSYHDRYVNKAFRVCEEFLNTPGKDEDKSVALTVLGVMFDEAGRYISSIERLEKAIQYDPKNYFAYYNLALAFKHSGKFEEARKAAAKAKEIAPNDARVALLTGNLYQEIGDPKAAIDAYKEGQSLAPNDPVLSYNLAISYYKQGKLPEAIEEFQKAALASPSSNVAALSYGHLGSIFYSREDYDRAEYYFREAARLRPADAKNYYNLGLIFLKRKNPEEAAKFFQKALDSNSNEPEIYRFIAEAFTSMGQSSLAIQALKKAILLKPNDTDSLFALSELYYKKGELVEAENLFRRIIRMTPGDSYSETAYVNLGIILDEMERFTESIQSFEGAIALNPKNQSARYNLGIAYLHAGMPTKAIEELRKASALDPNHLPSRLAIADYYLEQKYYNEAIAEYEEVLSEKKDLHEARIKLADAYIQTRSYPSAEKSLVYVLENSKDPKEIKLAHRKLALTYAEGGNGSQSRKAKEEAFRASHIDPEDMESRLVLSKILIDSGSLMDREKAVDELTTVVRSDVSPSIAAKAHNYLGVCYFKNGEFKRALQEFQMAIDLNPSLTEAYENKRAARAGYEKALESKKRTFF; this is encoded by the coding sequence ATGGACCCGATCCAGAAAAACAGATTCCGAATGGAAGAGGACAGGAACTCTTCCCAACCCAGCTACTACAAGGAAGATCCTTACTTAAGGAATCTGGGAAGGGATCCTCGTGCGGAAGAGTCCACTTACGGTTCTAATACCGAAACCAGACAACCCGTTCTTTCTTTTTTCTTTTGGCTTACCATCATTCTTTTGTTAGCTGTAGCAGCGACCTCTGCGGTTTATTATTTTTATTATTATAAGAAAACGGATCCCGAAGAACTTGCCAAGTCCCTAAGAGGACTTCCCCAAGACAAAAAATCCTTGGAACTTCTTCTGGACAAATCCTATCTTCCGAAAGATTCCATCAATTCGGATCTTGCCAATTGCCTGAATTCGTATCATGACCGTTATGTGAACAAGGCATTTCGTGTTTGCGAAGAATTTTTAAACACCCCTGGCAAAGATGAAGACAAATCGGTCGCACTCACCGTTCTAGGTGTGATGTTTGACGAAGCGGGGCGTTATATCAGCTCCATCGAAAGATTGGAAAAAGCGATCCAATACGATCCTAAAAATTATTTTGCCTACTACAATCTTGCTTTGGCATTCAAACATTCCGGTAAATTCGAAGAAGCTAGAAAAGCCGCTGCGAAAGCGAAAGAAATCGCTCCGAATGATGCAAGGGTTGCGCTGCTTACCGGAAATCTTTATCAGGAAATAGGTGATCCGAAAGCAGCCATTGATGCTTATAAAGAAGGGCAATCTTTGGCACCGAACGATCCTGTTCTTTCTTACAATCTTGCTATCAGTTATTACAAACAGGGGAAATTACCCGAAGCGATTGAAGAGTTTCAAAAGGCAGCACTTGCTTCTCCCAGCTCGAATGTAGCCGCACTTTCCTACGGACATTTGGGATCTATTTTTTATTCCAGAGAAGACTACGACCGGGCGGAATACTATTTCCGAGAGGCGGCAAGGCTTCGTCCTGCGGATGCAAAAAATTATTACAACCTCGGTTTGATTTTTCTAAAAAGAAAAAATCCGGAAGAGGCGGCAAAGTTCTTTCAAAAAGCTTTGGATTCAAATTCCAACGAGCCGGAAATATATCGTTTTATTGCGGAAGCATTCACTTCCATGGGGCAATCTTCTCTTGCCATCCAAGCTTTGAAAAAAGCGATCTTACTCAAGCCGAATGATACTGACTCCCTTTTCGCACTTTCCGAACTCTATTATAAAAAAGGCGAATTGGTTGAGGCGGAAAATTTGTTCCGCAGAATCATCCGAATGACGCCTGGCGACAGTTATTCGGAAACGGCTTATGTGAACCTGGGAATCATTCTGGATGAAATGGAGCGCTTTACGGAATCCATTCAATCTTTCGAGGGTGCCATAGCTCTCAATCCTAAAAACCAATCGGCGCGTTACAATCTGGGAATAGCTTATTTGCATGCGGGAATGCCTACCAAAGCAATCGAAGAACTCCGAAAGGCGAGCGCTCTTGATCCAAATCACCTGCCTTCCCGTTTGGCGATCGCCGATTATTATCTGGAACAAAAATATTATAACGAAGCCATTGCGGAATATGAAGAAGTCCTTTCCGAAAAAAAAGATCTTCATGAAGCAAGGATCAAACTTGCGGACGCATACATCCAAACCAGAAGTTATCCTTCCGCGGAAAAAAGCCTTGTTTATGTTTTGGAAAATTCCAAAGACCCGAAAGAAATCAAACTCGCTCATAGAAAATTGGCTCTTACCTATGCAGAGGGCGGAAACGGAAGCCAATCCAGAAAGGCAAAAGAAGAAGCGTTCCGCGCTTCTCATATAGATCCGGAAGATATGGAATCAAGACTTGTTCTTTCCAAGATACTGATCGATTCCGGTTCCCTTATGGATCGGGAAAAAGCGGTAGATGAACTAACAACCGTTGTTCGTTCCGACGTGTCGCCTTCCATTGCCGCGAAAGCCCATAATTATTTGGGTGTATGTTATTTTAAGAACGGAGAGTTCAAAAGAGCTCTTCAGGAATTTCAGATGGCAATCGATCTCAATCCCAGTTTGACGGAAGCTTACGAAAACAAAAGAGCTGCTCGTGCAGGTTACGAGAAGGCTTTGGAATCCAAGAAGCGGACTTTCTTTTGA
- the nusB gene encoding transcription antitermination factor NusB translates to MSSRHTGRSLALMCLYQIDLVGVEPSKAMKFDWYDKKTSKEEKDYAIFLVKGVVENREEIDTLIKKYSENWELSRISVVNRCILRLSILSLKKEPFLAAPVVINEAVELAKEFETDESANFINGLLDAFYKKEILAKNPN, encoded by the coding sequence ATGAGTTCCCGCCATACAGGACGTTCTTTGGCACTGATGTGCCTTTATCAAATAGACCTGGTCGGAGTCGAACCTTCCAAAGCGATGAAGTTCGACTGGTACGACAAAAAAACCTCCAAAGAAGAAAAGGACTACGCCATCTTTCTGGTGAAAGGAGTGGTGGAAAACCGGGAAGAGATCGATACTCTAATTAAGAAATATTCCGAAAATTGGGAATTATCGCGGATTTCCGTTGTGAACCGTTGTATCCTCCGTCTTTCCATTTTGAGTCTAAAAAAGGAACCATTCCTTGCGGCGCCGGTTGTGATCAACGAGGCAGTCGAATTGGCAAAGGAATTTGAAACGGACGAATCGGCGAATTTCATTAATGGTTTGTTAGACGCTTTTTACAAAAAAGAGATCTTGGCGAAAAATCCTAACTAG
- the ribH gene encoding 6,7-dimethyl-8-ribityllumazine synthase: MTHIRIEGNRIGSGQKHCVIVSKFNEFITESLLKGALDAYRQHGIAESDVTVIYVPGAYELPATVSKVLSSKKFSFSAITCLGAVIRGATSHYDLVAGEAAKVGNLAIGAQIPVIFGVLTTETIEQAVERAGTKAGNKGYEAATTAIEMANLFRELG, encoded by the coding sequence ATGACACATATTCGAATTGAAGGAAATCGTATTGGGAGCGGTCAAAAACATTGTGTGATCGTTTCCAAATTCAATGAATTTATTACCGAAAGCCTTTTGAAAGGGGCTTTGGATGCTTACCGCCAACATGGAATCGCGGAATCGGATGTAACAGTGATTTATGTTCCCGGCGCTTATGAACTTCCCGCTACTGTTTCGAAAGTACTCAGCTCCAAAAAGTTTTCTTTTTCGGCGATCACCTGCCTCGGCGCCGTGATTCGCGGAGCTACCTCACATTATGATTTGGTAGCAGGAGAAGCGGCAAAAGTGGGAAATCTGGCCATTGGTGCTCAGATCCCGGTTATCTTCGGAGTTTTGACCACGGAAACCATCGAACAAGCGGTAGAGAGAGCAGGGACCAAAGCAGGAAACAAAGGTTACGAAGCAGCAACGACTGCGATCGAGATGGCAAATTTGTTTCGTGAGTTAGGATGA
- a CDS encoding SET domain-containing protein: MKKKQTQAKKKAKAPKKRKPIVYSEKDFEVKPSSVPGIGMGLFTKQTLYKGDTVGYYQGKIITDDEAESPKYVDSKYLLWICKDWWIYGEGKLSNYTRFINHSGKPNAELVTSVRWKTARFKVLKTIPEGKEIFFDYGKDYWDNVDFKPK; the protein is encoded by the coding sequence ATGAAAAAGAAACAGACTCAGGCAAAGAAGAAAGCCAAAGCACCTAAAAAGAGAAAACCGATTGTTTATTCCGAAAAAGACTTTGAAGTAAAACCCTCCTCGGTTCCGGGAATCGGAATGGGACTTTTCACAAAACAGACATTATACAAAGGCGATACTGTAGGTTATTATCAGGGAAAAATCATAACTGACGATGAGGCGGAATCTCCTAAATATGTGGATTCCAAATACCTGTTATGGATTTGTAAGGATTGGTGGATTTACGGAGAAGGAAAACTTTCCAATTACACCCGATTTATCAATCACTCCGGCAAACCGAATGCCGAGCTAGTAACTTCCGTTCGTTGGAAGACTGCAAGATTCAAAGTATTAAAGACAATTCCCGAAGGCAAAGAAATCTTTTTTGATTATGGAAAGGATTATTGGGATAATGTCGACTTCAAGCCGAAGTAA
- a CDS encoding glycoside hydrolase family 57 protein, producing MTDPKGYLLLMLHAHLPFVRHPGYDQPFIEENWLNEAILETYIPLIRVFQNLKKENVPFRITMSFTPTLSSMLVDEYLQNQFRKYIKNLISLAREEKKRTKFDPHLNYLSDYYLSHFEDSLSVFEETKGDLTKQFLPFVESGNLEIITSPATHGFLPFYGSEPSIIRSQLRNGRRTFRKIWGRDPKGIWLSECGYYPGLEDDLDKEGFRYFFVDTHGINHASPRPMFGVYSPVEVGYGVFAFGRDTESSRQVWSSIDGYPGDFHYREYYRDIGHDLDYNYIEPFLHSNGIRINTGIKYHKITGKTAYKEYYHPDDAMEVCGNHAEDFLRNRIAQAEALYSENKQPAIIVSPYDAELYGHWWYEGPQFIEFLFKKMHFDQSVIRPIHPLEATRVVPKVQSVKMQMSSWGENGYGDVWLNPSNDWIYKHIHSLSIDMFHKASELKDSKDPLVIRVLKQMGREILLLQSSDWAFIMKTGTMVDYAVRRTNVHSNLFLHLKSMLETGKIDEASLAKIESEHNLFPDIQISDFC from the coding sequence ATGACAGACCCTAAAGGTTATTTATTACTGATGTTGCATGCCCACCTTCCTTTTGTTAGGCATCCTGGGTATGATCAACCGTTCATTGAAGAAAATTGGTTGAACGAAGCGATTTTGGAAACCTATATTCCTTTGATCCGTGTATTTCAAAATTTAAAAAAAGAAAATGTTCCGTTTCGGATTACAATGTCTTTTACTCCTACATTGTCTTCCATGCTTGTGGATGAATATCTTCAAAATCAATTTCGTAAATATATAAAAAATCTAATCTCTCTTGCCAGAGAAGAAAAAAAAAGAACCAAGTTCGATCCTCATCTGAATTATTTATCCGATTATTATCTTTCTCATTTTGAAGATAGTCTTTCCGTTTTCGAGGAAACAAAAGGAGATTTGACAAAACAGTTTTTACCTTTTGTGGAATCGGGGAATCTGGAGATCATAACAAGTCCCGCTACGCATGGTTTTCTTCCTTTTTACGGGTCGGAACCCAGTATCATTCGCTCCCAACTAAGAAATGGTAGGCGGACGTTTCGTAAGATTTGGGGACGCGACCCGAAAGGGATTTGGCTTTCCGAATGCGGATACTACCCCGGACTGGAAGACGACTTGGACAAAGAAGGTTTTCGTTATTTTTTTGTGGATACTCACGGGATAAATCACGCGAGTCCTAGACCGATGTTTGGAGTCTATTCTCCTGTCGAAGTAGGGTACGGAGTGTTCGCTTTCGGACGAGATACGGAGAGCTCACGTCAGGTATGGAGTTCGATTGACGGTTATCCGGGAGATTTTCATTACCGGGAATATTATCGGGACATCGGACATGATTTGGATTATAATTATATTGAACCGTTTCTGCATTCCAACGGAATCAGAATCAATACTGGAATCAAATATCATAAAATCACGGGTAAAACCGCTTATAAAGAATATTATCATCCGGATGATGCGATGGAAGTTTGCGGCAATCATGCGGAAGATTTTTTAAGAAATAGAATCGCTCAGGCCGAGGCTTTGTATTCCGAAAATAAACAGCCTGCTATCATAGTATCTCCGTATGACGCTGAGTTGTACGGTCATTGGTGGTATGAAGGTCCTCAGTTCATCGAGTTTTTATTCAAAAAAATGCATTTTGATCAGAGTGTGATTCGGCCCATTCATCCTTTGGAGGCAACGAGGGTTGTTCCTAAAGTTCAGTCGGTAAAGATGCAGATGTCCAGTTGGGGAGAGAACGGATACGGAGATGTCTGGTTGAATCCTTCCAATGATTGGATTTACAAACATATCCATTCTTTATCCATCGACATGTTTCATAAAGCGAGCGAGTTGAAAGATTCCAAAGATCCGTTGGTTATCCGAGTTCTCAAACAGATGGGAAGGGAAATCTTGCTTTTGCAAAGTTCCGATTGGGCTTTCATTATGAAAACGGGGACAATGGTTGATTATGCAGTTCGCAGAACCAATGTTCATTCCAATTTGTTTTTACATCTGAAATCGATGTTGGAAACCGGAAAGATAGATGAAGCTTCGCTCGCGAAGATAGAATCCGAACACAACCTATTTCCCGATATTCAAATCAGCGATTTTTGTTAG